Proteins encoded together in one Perognathus longimembris pacificus isolate PPM17 chromosome 8, ASM2315922v1, whole genome shotgun sequence window:
- the Pcbp1 gene encoding poly(rC)-binding protein 1 codes for MDAGVTESGLNVTLTIRLLMHGKEVGSIIGKKGESVKRIREESGARINISEGNCPERIITLTGPTNAIFKAFAMIIDKLEEDINSSMTNSTAASRPPVTLRLVVPATQCGSLIGKGGCKIKEIRESTGAQVQVAGDMLPNSTERAITIAGVPQSVTECVKQICLVMLETLSQSPQGRVMTIPYQPMPASSPVICAGGQDRCSDAAGYPHATHDLEGPPLDAYSIQGQHTISPLDLAKLNQVARQQSHFAMMHGGTGFAGIDSSSPEVKGYWASLDASTQTTHELTIPNNLIGCIIGRQGANINEIRQMSGAQIKIANPVEGSSGRQVTITGSAASISLAQYLINARLSSEKGMGCS; via the coding sequence ATGGACGCCGGTGTGACCGAAAGCGGACTAAATGTGACTCTCACCATTCGGCTGCTTATGCACGGGAAGGAAGTGGGGAGCATCATTGGGAAGAAAGGGGAGTCGGTTAAGAGGATCCGCGAGGAGAGTGGCGCGCGGATCAACATATCGGAGGGGAATTGTCCGGAGAGAATCATCACTCTGACCGGCCCCACCAATGCCATCTTTAAGGCCTTCGCCATGATCATCGACAAGCTGGAGGAAGATATCaacagctccatgaccaacagcaCGGCGGCCAGCAGGCCCCCGGTCACCCTGAGGCTGGTGGTGCCCGCCACCCAGTGCGGCTCCCTGATTGGGAAAGGCGGCTGTAAGATCAAAGAGATCCGCGAGAGCACGGGGGCCCAGGTCCAGGTGGCGGGGGATATGCTGCCCAATTCCACCGAGCGGGCCATCACCATCGCTGGCGTGCCGCAGTCTGTCACCGAGTGTGTCAAGCAGATCTGCCTGGTCATGCTGGAGACGCTCTCCCAGTCTCCGCAAGGGAGAGTCATGACCATTCCGTACCAGCCCATGCCGGCCAGCTCTCCCGTCATCTGTGCGGGCGGCCAAGATCGGTGCAGCGACGCCGCGGGCTACCCCCACGCCACCCATGACCTGGAGGGACCACCTCTAGATGCCTACTCCATTCAAGGACAACACACCATTTCGCCGCTCGATCTGGCCAAGCTGAACCAGGTGGCAAGACAACAGTCGCACTTTGCCATGATGCACGGCGGGACCGGATTCGCCGGAATTGACTCCAGCTCTCCAGAGGTGAAAGGCTATTGGGCAAGTTTGGATGCATCTACTCAAACCACCCATGAACTCACCATTCCAAATAACTTAATTGGCTGCATTATCGGGCGCCAAGGCGCCAACATCAATGAGATCCGCCAGATGTCGGGGGCCCAGATCAAAATTGCCAACCCAGTGGAAGGCTCTTCTGGTAGGCAGGTTACTATCACTGGCTCGGCTGCCAGTATTAGTCTGGCCCAGTATCTAATCAATGCCAGGCTTTCCTCTGAGAAGGGCATGGGGTGCAGCTAG